One genomic region from Camelus bactrianus isolate YW-2024 breed Bactrian camel chromosome 3, ASM4877302v1, whole genome shotgun sequence encodes:
- the PURA gene encoding transcriptional activator protein Pur-alpha, with protein sequence MADRDSGSEQGGAALGSGGSLGHPGSGSGSGGGGGGGGGGGGSGGGGGGAPGGLQHETQELASKRVDIQNKRFYLDVKQNAKGRFLKIAEVGAGGNKSRLTLSMSVAVEFRDYLGDFIEHYAQLGPSQPPDLAQAQDEPRRALKSEFLVRENRKYYMDLKENQRGRFLRIRQTVNRGPGLGSTQGQTIALPAQGLIEFRDALAKLIDDYGVEEEPAELPEGTSLTVDNKRFFFDVGSNKYGVFMRVSEVKPTYRNSITVPYKVWAKFGHTFCKYSEEMKKIQEKQREKRAACEQLHQQQQQQQEETAAATLLLQGEEEGEED encoded by the coding sequence ATGGCGGACCGAGACAGCGGCAGCGAGCAGGGTGGTGCGGCGCTGGGCTCGGGCGGCTCCCTGGGGCACCCAGGCTCGGGCTCGGGCTCCGGCGGGGGCGGTggtggcggcgggggcggcggcggcagtggcggcggcggcggcggggccccGGGGGGGCTGCAGCACGAGACGCAGGAGCTGGCCTCCAAGCGGGTGGACATCCAGAACAAGCGCTTCTACCTGGACGTAAAGCAGAACGCCAAGGGCCGCTTCCTGAAGATCGCTGAGGTGGGCGCGGGCGGCAACAAGAGCCGCCTCACTCTCTCCATGTCAGTGGCCGTGGAGTTCCGCGACTACCTGGGCGACTTCATCGAGCACTACGCGCAGCTGGGCCCCAGCCAGCCGCCCGACCTGGCCCAGGCGCAGGACGAGCCGCGCCGGGCGCTTAAGAGCGAGTTCCTGGTGCGCGAGAACCGCAAGTACTACATGGATCTCAAGGAGAACCAGCGTGGCCGCTTCCTGCGCATCCGCCAGACGGTCAACCGGGGGCCCGGCCTGGGCTCCACGCAGGGCCAGACCATTGCACTGCCCGCACAGGGGCTCATCGAGTTCCGCGACGCTCTGGCCAAGCTCATCGACGACTACGGAGTGGAGGAGGAGCCGGCTGAGCTGCCCGAGGGCACCTCCTTGACTGTGGACAACAAGCGCTTCTTCTTCGATGTGGGCTCTAACAAGTACGGCGTGTTTATGCGAGTGAGCGAGGTGAAGCCCACTTACCGCAACTCCATCACCGTGCCCTACAAGGTGTGGGCCAAGTTCGGACACACCTTCTGCAAGTACTCGGAGGAGATGAAGAAGATtcaagagaagcagagggagaagcGAGCTGCCTGTGAGCAGcttcaccagcagcagcagcagcagcaggaggagacGGCCGCTGCCACCCTGCTACTGCAGGgtgaggaagaaggggaagaagatTGA